The Panicum hallii strain FIL2 chromosome 5, PHallii_v3.1, whole genome shotgun sequence genome contains the following window.
ACTATAGCAAAGTAAGACTAATATGAAAGCAAGCCAGCGACATTTAGCATCACAATAATGCAAATCAACCAACGTCGATCAAACACTACAGTCAACCGTGCACTTAGCCAGCAATGTGATATGATATGACATGAGCAGGTTAAAATACTGTAACCTGCCTTCGAAAGTTCGAATGAATAACTGTACGGCCTCCTTTGGATACGCCCATTCGCCATGTGGATAATAGGAGGAGACTGTGTGTGGATTTTTGTGGGTAGGGGGGTGGGGGGCGGGTTGAGGGGGAAGTTAGTTCATTTCCCCCTCAATCGCCGCCATTATACCGGGGAATGATTTAGCCAAACTAGCCCTATGCCTAAAAATACACTGCAATCGGCTGTGAATCTTTCACGTAAAATCTTATAATCCACCCAACATGTCATACCATACGGACGGTGCATCCACGATTCATGAGCCCAACTATAAACAAATATGCCGGATTCTACAGAAAATGCACCTTTAGACCAGACAGAATCCAAATCGGAGAAGCCTATGTCTTGACCTAGGGATCGAATCGAGAGGGGAAGCCAGAAAACGAAGGGGACGGGAGGGGGAACCTTAGGGTTGGTGATGTTCTGGTTCTTGCGGATCTCCTTGGCGATGGTGGAGCGGAGCTGGGAGGGGGTGACGACGTCGTCGAGGTTGTAGATCTCCATGACGGTGGGGATGGAGCGGCAGGCCTGCTTGAAGAAGTCGAACACGCGGTGCCGCGCCTCCTCCAGCGACGCCGAGTTCGGGGGCACCTTCACCGCGCGCATCGTGAACGCCATCGTTACCCCACTCCTccggccgcgccgcctctcgcccTCTCCCTCGCCGGTGGGTCGTGCTGGTGGTGGCTTCGGTTCGAGCTCCGGGAGGCCACGTGATTTGGCCGCGGACCTGCGATAGCTGTGGGAGGTGTCGTTGGGCCGCAAGGATGGGGACGGCGTTCAGGCGAAGGCTTGGGCCGAATACAAACGTGAATGAATTTGAATACAAACGTGATtctagtttttttttccttaGCTGTTCGTAGTGAATATGAATTTGAATGGATTTATTTTATAGTTATAACGTGTACTCTGTATCTCCAGATGTCAATATTACTATAATGTGCAACTCATATCAAGTATAGCGCGTACTCCCTCCTTTTTTAACTATATATCATAGATATATTATAAATGGCTTTAGCTTTTCTTAATATATAATTTATATTATATATTTAGACATAATGTACAATTAGATATATAAAAAATCTATATAGATAAAAACTAAAATGACCTATGATTTATGATGGAGGGAGTAAAATCTGTATATAAAACATTGTGATCCTAATTTTACACCCATATCAGATCCAAATGATTAAATTTCATCAATGCTAGTAGCATCACACGGATGCGGACACGAGCCCATGCTTGCATCAGAACCTACTTCTAACCTCTAATAGCAATTCCTGATAGTCTTTTAAGGCTGCTTGAACTTGGCTGATGTGAGCGATGAAACACCAAACATGACGTTGGTCCAACCTATCCTGAAATCCACTAAGACCCTTCTCGGGCCCTAAAGAGTAAAATGCCACAAGTATAGAACTCGATATTAATACACTTAATCTTACTTGCCCTTTAGAAATACAGTGTGACGCAGACGCCCATAACACACATACAAAATCATCTCTACGAATCCATGCATACACCTTTACGAGCATCTTTGAGAGACTAATGTGATAAATCTCAATATTGATGATGTCAATATAAGTGCCTCGCTGTCAACGGGGATTTCACCTACCACACCCACCACTGAAAGAATAACACCGTTTAAATCCTAAATTGAATAAGTACGGGAAAAAGTAGGCACCCATGCCGAATCGAGAACTCAAATCCTGATGGGCAGGTTCCACCATAAGAAACCTTACCAGTTCAGTTATATTCAGTTCGTTCTCTCTATCTAACGGTTTCACAATGAAACAAGCAATACATGCAATAGAGAGGTTTTACTTCTGCAGTTTCATGCTAGTGTGATCAATGGTGATTTATAGTTGGCGTTTAAATTTGTAGGAGAGGGAGCGATGCAGTTTCATGAGGTGGGTTGATCCCGAATGTTCTGGTGTTCTGGTGAAGCTTATGAAGAGGGAGGTGCAAGCTGAAGAGGATGCAAAGAAGTGGGAGGAGGAAAAATTGGCAAAGACTAAACAAGATGCTGCTAAACAACTGAAGAAGGTGCAGCCACAACTGCACAAGGCCACCGACGAGCTAAAGTCATCACAGATTTATAGGCATAATGTTAAACTCATGCACGTGATGCTTGCTAAATTTGTTATTGTTTTGGGATTAATCCTTAGTCAAAGTTAACTAGATAGTTAAAAAGTTGGATACTATTCTTATTTTAATAGCTAATGGTACTTTTAGTCAAGTAGGATAAGAATACTAAAGTTTATGATAATAGGAAAGGCCCCCCGCATCGCTCCCTACGCGGATGACTCGGGTGGTGGCCAAACCCTAGCCGCTGCCACCCCTTCCTCCCCTTCCCGCCACCATGCCTTCGGTGCTACGTGGGCAGCGGAGCACAGCACCGCAGCGAGGCACGCCTGGGGCCAGTGCGAGGTTAGCATGCGAAGGAGGTGGTGGCCCCCTCATCGTGGTGCTGCACCGATGGCCACGATGGGTTTGCACAGCGGCGCGACCATCGGCTCCACCAAGAGCTAGGACGCGGTTGGAGGTGGAGGGCGCCATGGATCTGCTTGCGGCGACGGCATTCGTGGCCGGCCGTAGGGCTGTTTGGCCACCAGGAGGGGAGATGCCAGGGAGCTATGGCTGGTACAGGGGGAGCTAGCTGCGCGAGCAGGTGCAGCGGTGGTGACGGTGGCGCATGGTGTGGTGCGCATGAGGGTGGGGTAGTTGAGGCTGAATGGTTAGCGTGCGAGCGTGGCCACGTGGCCGTGCGTCTAGGCAGCGGCGCGCTCAAGTAGGTGCTCAGGAAGCCTTGTCGCGCCGAAGTGGTGGTGGCAGCGGCCTGGTGCATCCATGGTGGCTCTAGTGGGACAGAGATAGAATCGCTAACGACATGACGAAGAGCGATATTGGGTTTGCGGACGGTAACGATGATGGCCTTCTAATCAAGCGGATGGGATGACCGCAGTGGTCGTGATGAGACGGTCTACAGGAGGTCGGCGATAGCTGGTTGATTGCGGTCTACCTTGATCGGCGTCGCGACAACAGGTCATGCGTGCCAGTGACCAGTTTGCTGTGACTGCGACAACCAGCTGGAGGTGGCTCTTTCCTGGCAACGACTATGCAGGAGTGCCGATGGCGAGGACTTGAAGCTTGCTGGTTGGTCAAGTGTATTGGTGGCGGAGATGACTTTTGTCACTATGCAGCAACTTGGTGGGATGATGTACAAAGGCCAGCGTTTGGCGGGTTGGAAGTGGCTTGTGGCGGTCGGCGCAACGTTGACAGGTTGCACATGTCTGTGATCTTATCGGTGTGGCGGCAATGGCCCGCAGGCGGTGGCTCACCCGCAGCGATGACTAGTTCAGTGTGGCAGCCATTTGCCCATGGTGGGTTGGGGTGCTTTTGGGCAAAGGCCCTACTCCGAATCCTGCCGTGGCCGACATTGATGACGCCTTTAGTGCCATACCCTCGTTGGAGGCCCTGTTGTGAAGAACTCCCCCTTGGGTTCTTCACTTGAAAAACTTTTATACTGGTTTTTTGGTTGGCATTGAAAGCGTCCGTGGATGTCGTTTCTCCTCCTTAGACGCATCACTATGGAGAACCCCCGATTTGCTGTTTCTATTTTTGTGCTTCTTGGCATGCCGATACAGTGTTGGTCTTGCTGGCAATTTTAGTCGTGGTTGTTGTGTGGTCACCTCCATTGTCTTCTACGGTGGTGGTGtttctttttttgttttttgtGCTTTGTTTCTATATTCTCTCCTTCAATATTAATATATATTTTGGAAGTTTTCTTGCCGGCATTGTTCGAATTTTTTTTATGATCATCGTATCATGAGAATGGACATGAGGTTTGTTCTAAAAGTAGCATTTTGGTTCACCTACTTTTGAGGTAGATATAGTTTTTATATATTGAAATGGGTTACATTTGAGTCATATAAATGAAATGGGTGTGGCAGCGATGGCTCACTGGCGACTACTCTCTGTGGGTGTTGTTTACGACGTCTAATCTTGCGCAACAATGACCAGTTTGGTATGGCAGCGTTTGCCCATGGTGGGGTCGGGGATTGTGGTGCTTTCGGGCAAAGGCCCTGCTCGGTGTCCTGCCATGGCCAACATTGGTGACGCCTTTGGCACCTTGTCCTCGTTGGAGGCTCTGTTGTAAAATTCTCCCCTTTGGGTTCTTCGGTTGAAACACTTTTATACCGGTTTTCTAGTTGGTGCTAGCGGCGTCCGTGACATCGTTTCTCCTCCTTGAACGCATCGCTATGGAGAACCCTCCATTTTGCCATTGTTGTTTTTTACTTGGCATGCCAATACAGTGTTGGTCTTGCCAGCAGTATTAGATGTGGTCGTTGTGTGGTCACATTCGTTGTCTTCCGTGGCCGTGGTGGTTTTTTTTGCTTTGTTTCTGTATTTTCTCCTTCTCTGTTAATATATAATCCGGTAGTGCATTGTTAAAAAAAAAGTTTATTATCATAGGTATCATGAGAATGGACATGATGTTTGTTCTGAAAATAGTATTTTGGTTCACCTACTTTTGAGATAGATGTAGTTGTTATTTATTGAAATGGGTTACTTTCTAGTCGTATAAATAAAGATAATATGCAAACGAAGTTAAAAGCTCTGTATGATCAACTCACCATAACGAAGCAACTCAAATAATATTTATATCATTACCCCTTCGAATGCCCTCCTGCTTCAGCACACAAGCATCATGCACTGTTGAGGCTTAATAAACAATAGAGAATAATCAGAAAAGATCTAGAATAGATAACGGAAGATGGATGTATTAAATTATCTTTTGAAGAAATAAACATGCAAAGGAAAAAAATATATAACCTAACAAAAACTAGACGATGTGCTGGGCCGAACTGTGGGCTTTACTTCGGTTGACCGAACTTGGGAGTCCGAGTCTCCTCCGCTCAAACACCACCGTGGTGGCGGCGCcggcctcttcctcttcctttccGCTGAAAGAACGGCAGTGACCAGGCCAACCCTTGGTGGTCCCATTGAAGAAGACAAACGGGAGGCATCCGGAGCTAGTAGTACTCCCCGGCCGCCGTGTCGATTGGATCGGTGatccaactttcatttttttCTTTCGTTGGTAAGAACCCTAACTATATGCCTTTTATTTTCTTGGAGTAATTTGTTCTTGGAGATAGATAGATCTGTTTACAGGTTGCCTGTTTCTATGATGAACCGAATCCAAATTATGTTGTTCAATTCAGATTACGGCCCCCTCTGGCCTGTGCAACTGTTGAGTGTGCTCTTTGCTGAAATTTCCCATTTATTGATCATTGTTCAATTCATGTTATAGGGAAACCATTCTTTGTTGTTTAGCTATTCTTAAAAGTTTAAATGGGATCAGAAGGACCTTCAGTTGTGACTGTCCATGTTACTGGATTCAAGAAGTTTATTGGAGTTCCTGAGAACCCAACTGAGAAAATAGTGCGCAATATTCAATCTTATATGGAAAAGAAAGGGTTTTGCCAAAAAACCTTGTACTCGGAAGCTGCACAGTTCTCAAGGTTGCAGGGCAGGTGCACTTGGCACACTTTATGAAGTTTTAGAGTGTGCTATTTCAGACAGAGAGGAAGGGTCGCAAATAATTTGGGTTAGTGCTCACCTTATTCTATATTTGATAGCCTGTGCTAATATCATGCTAGGTGAAGCAGCTTTCCTTTAACAGAATATGCATTTGACCGTGTAATCTAATGCTGAAGCTCTACTCTTGGGTGCAGCTGATGTTGGTTGTTGTTGCTAGTTGATTTACTTTGTCTTACAGCAAAGCTCCACTTAAATTTTttaatatttatgttgtatgatgcccagATTGCTACAGAGAAATTTCTGAGCGAAAAAACATATAGATAACTGGAAACCAATGCTTCAGCTGCCATCCACCTCCGTTCTTGTGTTGTCATGTTTTATCCCTGAAAAGGTCATAAAAGTTTCTAGTTGTATCCAATGCCACATGAATGAATTTTCGTATGGATTGTTTCTCAGATCCACTTTGGGGTCAGTGGTGGTTTACCAAGATTTGCGCTTGAGAATCAAGCTGTTAATGATACCACATTCGCTTGTCCTGATGAGTTAGGATGGAAACCTCAGGTTGCGTTATTGCCCAATTGTCTATTTTCATTATCTACATATTCAAACAAATATTTTCATTCTATATGTTTTATTTGCTTCATTGTTTCTATGCAGAGCGTCCCTATTGTACCATCTGACGGAAACATCTCACGGATTAGAAAGGTAATTGTCAAGTATGAATTATAACTAGAAATTGCAGCCATATTTTCTTTGATGTCTTGTTGCATGAAATTCTGTTCCTGTGAATATTATCTCTGACAGTATTTTACCTTCAAAGGTAGCAAAGTTCATAACTGAGCTACTTGACAAGTGGTTTTTTGTTGtacatgcaaaaaaaaaaaagaaaaaaaactctGGTTGTAGTACTGGAAACTTTACCTTTCTTGTTTAGTTCTTTTTGAATCATATAGCATCAGCCAGTGAGAAAAAAAGGAGTATGATAAATGTCTGTCGTCACCTGATTGCAGCAAGAAATTATATTTTAGGTAACCACAGCATGTTCTCCATACTGAAAATCATTGATACCAGTTTTGATAAGAGTTGTTGGAACAGAGAAACTGTATTCTGGTTGCATGTCGTACATGTGAATCAAAATATTGTTCCTTGTTACAGAAATATTACTTGCTAGATAAATGGGTTTTATATACACACATTACATCAATACAAATTCGACTTTGGGGCTTGGGATAGTGACTTTTGATTTCATTATTCAAGCATTATTTATAATATGATTAACAGCATTTTGATGAAGTTCTTGTTATGAATCAGACTATCCTTCCAGTTAATGAATTAGTCAAGATGCTTCGAAAGATTGGCCACGATGTGATGCGTTCAGATGATGCTGATCGATTTGTATGCAACTATGTGTACTATCATTCCCTCCGCTTTGCCGAGGAACATGGCATCAAATCTTTGTTTGTGCATGTGCCTCTCTTCTCGACAATTGATGAAGCTGTTCAGATGCATTTTGTTGCTTCCCT
Protein-coding sequences here:
- the LOC112895953 gene encoding NADH dehydrogenase [ubiquinone] 1 alpha subcomplex subunit 6; protein product: MAFTMRAVKVPPNSASLEEARHRVFDFFKQACRSIPTVMEIYNLDDVVTPSQLRSTIAKEIRKNQNITNPKVIDMLLFKGMEELNNIVEHAKQRHHVIGQYVIGQEGLVQELGSKDQGSSDFLKKFYSSNYF
- the LOC112891862 gene encoding LOW QUALITY PROTEIN: uncharacterized protein LOC112891862 (The sequence of the model RefSeq protein was modified relative to this genomic sequence to represent the inferred CDS: inserted 1 base in 1 codon; deleted 2 bases in 1 codon), coding for MGSEGPSVVTVHVTGFKKFIGVPENPTEKIVRNIQSYMEKRVLPKNLVLGSCTVLKVAGXGALGTLYEVLECAISDREEGSQIIWIHFGVSGGLPRFALENQAVNDTTFACPDELGWKPQSVPIVPSDGNISRIRKTILPVNELVKMLRKIGHDVMRSDDADRFVCNYVYYHSLRFAEEHGIKSLFVHVPLFSTIDEAVQMHFVASLLEAVASLN